The genome window GTACGCAATACCCTCGTTGTCTTTGCGGACTATGTCCAATTGCCCGAGCACTCCCGCATTGCTCCGACGATGCCATTCTGGTGGGCCTCCGTTCGGATTATGGACGCTAGCACAAGGAAAATAAGGAGGATTGAGTACATCCTCTCCTGTATTCTCAAGCAGCCTCGTGAGAGATGGTAAAGGTTAGATAGAACGCTCAacatattcgtgattgtcgtTGCGTATTCGAAATGGGGACAggaatcacaaatcggGTCGATGGTCGATGGTCGCTGGTCGATGATCGATGGAACAAGTAAAGACCGTGGATGTGTGAGAGCTGAGTGGAAAAGCAAATGCACTGAGAAACGTAGAGATCCAAAAGAATACTCGATGCAACCACACTCAGACGTCCCAACATCTGGCTCATACCTTCGTCGTTCACAGGTCCGTGGTTTCATCAAAAGCGACGAGAACCACGAACTGCTACTCCTTCCATCGGCCCACTTCGACCTCACAAACCGCTTCGAATCCAACCAAACTGTGCGAGCCCCTTGTGTCGAGATATGGCAGAGCGATCCACGCCTCGTAGGCCGCTCGCCTATGCTTGCTGCGCCTCTCTACCGTCTCTTGGTCACCATGTTTGCGCGTACCAGCCGACGCAGGCGGTTCGCCGGACTGAATCAGCGTCGGCACCAAAACTTGAAGGTGGTGCGTCGAGATACGATATTGTCTTGTCAGCTCCGCGGTTCGTTCGACGAAAGGTTCCAATGGCCAGGTGGCCCACATGGGCTCTTGAAACGCAAACTCGAGCCCGTTCCTCTGCGATGCTTCGTCCAACAGTGCGCGTAGTGAGTCGCATGCGTtggtgagcttgttgagcacTTTTGTGAGTCGATCGACAACTGTTGTTAGACCATCGTGTGCAGATTCTATGCGATCCACTGCGTCAGCTAGTCTCGTTTCCCTCCATCCGCCCGGACCCACCATCGGATCCCATGCTTGCTTCGCATCTAATGCTAGTGCTCTCTTCTTATCTTGAACGCTTGAGTTATATGCTCCTGCAGCTCCTTTCGCCTGTCGCGTTGCACCAGATTCGGGCTCGCCGATCCTGTTCGCAGCATACACCTCTTCCCAGCCATCCACAGCTTCTTTGGCCCACTTGAGTCCGTCAAATGTCGCAATCTCTTCCCACatccttgctgctgcaacaaACGTCACCAGCAACGTACGACACTGTCGATGGTATGTAGTCTCAAAGTCCCTGCTCAACAATCCTGTCGAATCGTACATCGAAAACGACGAGCTGCCACCAGCGCTTGCGCCAGGAGTCGGAGGCGACGTCAACCGACTCGATGGGAGAGGAGACGAGCGCGAGGAGAGCGATATGCTTCGTTTGCCTCCGCTACCGCCACCAGTATTCCCAGTACCTAGCGCTGAAGCCTTGGATGATTTTGGTGTCGAGGGCGCTTGTCGATTCGAGTTGCTGGACGAGGGTGAAGACGGTGGTGTTGAACTTGCTTTGTTCGCTTTAGCGAGCAGAGCGGCGTTCTGGCTGTTGCGACCAAACGGCGACAGCGCTGCGGCCGACGCACGGTTGTTAGCTGGCGACGGCATGGCAAAACGGCTATCTCAGCTTGATCAGCCTGCTTATGTGCGACAAAGACGAGTGATATTGGTCTGGATGGTCGCCCTATCAGCCGTGAGCGAGCACCCGTCAAGTggagtgaatcacgaatgcaccAAATTTTGAGCCAAACGTCGGAAGACGGAATCCATAAAGTTACATGGAAAGTTAAGTGGCACGAAGATACACCATGCACGTGATACAAGATGAAATTGCTACGCTGTTACACCGAAAATGGGAACGTCCCCCGCATTTCTTCACGCTGCAAAATCACCCAAGCACGAAGTCTGAAAGTGCAGACCCGGTTGAACtacgaaccacgaaccgGATGCGAGCGACACAGAATGACGAATCTTAAcgctattcacgattcatccaggcaccatcaccatctccACTTTGCGCAACCAGATACTTGGTAGCATGGCGAGCTCGCATAGATCCGTGCCTGGGAGAtccagagcagcagcagcaccatcgccatcttcgtcgGGTAAGCAGGCCGATGAGCCTACCTTTCTCGATCCAACCGACGATGCCACGTTTCAATCTCTGAAAAAGCTTCTATCGGCGCCCGCTTCGAGTACACAGCATCTCAGCCTACTTTCGGAGAGCACGCTGTTCGGAAGTATCACATTTTACCTGAGCaaactcgagctcgaccatGTGGCCGAGTTTGCCGGCGTCAtcagctcgagcggctGCCTCTGGACGCCACCACCTCCCGCAGCCAAGCCGCCGACAGCAACGCCGCGCAGCGCATCAAACCAGGTGACTTGGACAACAGAGCCTGGATCGTCCTCGAGCGACTCGGAAAAGGCGGACATTGCCAAGACGACCACCACTGCGTCATCCAACAGTGCCCGATCGAGTgcgtcgagctccttgagcggcttcttgatctcgcGCTCCACCAGCGTCTCTCaagctgtggctgctgcgctcacCAAGAGAGCGGATCTCATTGTTCGGTCCAAGAAGAATTCGACCGGATGGGCTTCGCGTTCAGCTCTGTCACAGTACCTCGGTGCTGTCATCCAAGGCATCGACGATACagagcgagatgcgacCCCAGAATCCTaccgagcagcgagaggGTTGCCGATCCCTCGCCTCGCCATCATTGGAGGCCTACTCAACGCTCTCTCCATCCTCAAGGACCAACGCGCGCGCACACGCAACATGTCGAtcctcgacgagatggctGCGCTGCGCGCCAACCCTGTACTCGGGCTCAGTGTTCGGCAGCAACTCAGCACCATTCAAGATGAATGGATCGTGacgctcgccgagatccTGGACCACCTGCATGGACAGCCCGGCTCGTCTGCTTCGGCCACTGCCTTCCAGgctggctctggctccagtgcaagtcgtgagcgCGAGgacgatgtcgacgagTGGGAGGCCGAGTTCCGAAAGCGCACTGCGTCCGTTTCAGGACCTGCTAGCATCACTTTGCTTGCCTCAAAGCAAACCCTACGTGCTGCCTTGAGCGACGTTCGCGACGTACCTCTATACATGGCCGCTCAGCTTGCACCGCTGGTGCCTGACCGCAAGATCCACGCGCTTGATCCTGTTCAGCTGACATCAGTCACTAGCGATGCCatcctctcgctcttcgAAGGGCCTCAAGGCTCGTGTTTTCTCGCCACGCTTGCTCAAGATGTTCACACGCAGAAAAGCTGTGGTGAAGATGGGATAAAGATCCTAGTCGACGCAAACGGTGCCACTGCCAACGCCCTTCAAGGCAtcctcgactcgactctTTTCCCGCTGCTAGGTCCGCTGTCGAAGCTCATGTCTCGCGCTCTTGCCAAGGCAGTGACGTCGCTGACACCCGAAGAGCTCTCGGCGCTACTGCTTGGAACCGCCGATGCAGCACTCGAGCCTCGATTCGGCGAGACAGAATTCTTCCCCTTCCTCGTTCGCATGTCTCGCCTCTCTTCTCGTCTCGAGGCATCATGGCTAGCGAGTGCACTCGCCGGCGCCAATGAAGACGACATTGTCGAATCGAGCCGACAGCTCACCAAGCAGCTGTGGACGACGTTCAAAACGCTGCTTTTCAGCTATACCATGCTGTTTGACTCGATGAtggatgcgctcgtcgacatgTGCCCCAGTCCGACGCTTACTATCCCAGCCGCCGCGGCCGTGGCCGAGACGGATGCACTCGTCGATTCGTCGTTGACAAGTCGCAGATGGCCGTatgcatcgacgtcgaatTTACCTCCTCCGTATCTGATCATTGTCCAGCACGTACTCGCGATCTACTCGCACCTGTATTGGATCACAAGCACCTTCGGTTCGGATGGGTTCGACATCTACCGTAAAGTGTTTTACTCTGCGTTGGATGTGATCGGTCGCGATGGCGAGGCGTGTATTCAATTGCTGGAGCTAATCGCGCCTGACCAAGTGGATGTGGTCGGCGAATTGGACGGTCTCGAGACAAACTCAGCCAAACGAAGCGCCACCACGTACTTTCTCAACGTTGCCGAGCAGCTGGTTGGCGTGCTAccggacgaggtggtggaagagctcaTTCTACCCATCTGTCGACCATACCTCGAAAACACGCGCTTCACCGATACATTCGAATCCGCTCACTCGGTAGTGCTGGCGCTATACTCGAACCACAAGCGATGCATCCTCAACCTGGCGCCGTTCTACGTCGAGTTGTTGATCGCCAGCTATCCGAAAAGGTTGACATCAATGCAGTTCGAGTACGCTATGTCCACCGTGGTTGCTGCAATCAGCGACAGGAGTGATTCGGTGGCTTGGTGGGTGATTACCAAGTTGGCCGATGAGATCGATCGAGAACGTCTGGCTGGgagcgcagcagagcgGACTGCAGAGGATACGATCCGCGCTGGTGGATATATCGAATCGAGCCAAGCTACCAGGCAGGATGTCGAAGAAGCTACAGCGAACTCCGCCTCTGAGCACCCTACTGTACCCACCGTGGCTAGCGAAAACGTTGCTGCTCCCACTCAGCAGACCAACGCAGATACATATGACCGACTCACCCACCTGCAAATGTGTCTCATCGGCTGCGTACCCAGCGTCAACCTCGTGCTGCTCCGTTCAGCGCTCGCAAAGGTGGAAGCGTACATTATGCAGTGCAAGCAACAAGAACGGTCCCTTTCACAAGCCAACGCCACACTTGACCAAAATGAAAGCACCAGTAGCAGATTGGCTCTGTGCCAAAAGACGTTTGACGCCATTCAGGCGCTCAATGCGGCGACGAGGGAGGAAGGGCTGCGATGGTGGCTTGACCATCGCACCAAGTTTGGTGTGTAACCCAAGGTCACGTACGTCGGGGGCTCACCGTCCACACTGCCTAGGGAATGCAACCCGGCACCTCAAGGGAAAATGTAAAGTATAGTGGATTTGTACAGTTTACCACTTTACATACGCGCACCCATTTCGTTTAAGATGACTGGTCGAGAGTGTGTGTTGACGGTGACGTGTGGCTGAGCAACTCACGAGGTCTGACTCTGACTCATTAGCGACTGCTGCGCTGGCTTGAAAGTTTAGTTCAAACTCCTGGTCCTTGTCTTTGCACGTCCCCTCCACAGCTTCTGGTCCACGGCAATAGATAAGTGAGCTTACGGACGTGGGACGTGGGAGCGGGTTTGGCCCACAGGTCCACGGTCGGTTCAccgttcacggttcgtTCGAAATGACGAAAAGTGGAGCGGCGGCGAATTtgtatcacgaatcacgattcgtaataTTTCCGGCTTTCTATTTTGTCACTTCTGGACGCCGTGGGATGTACCAACATGTGTCGTTTGACATCATCGTTCTCCGATCTTGGCCATGTACGGTGAAGCATTGTACACTGATTGGCCAACCGAGACGCCAAGGCGATGCAGGAAAGCCGAAAGATAGTGGAGGATAAAGTCATTTCCGCTTTCACAacttattcgtgattgcatcAGCCACGAGCTCATTAGCCACCAGTCCacacacagtcacgagttcaCCTTGCTTCGACTCGTTTCCTCAGTTGCGCTCCGCTTAGACCATTAGATACACAGCTCTTCATTATGGTTGCACCACTTGGGTCTCGTTGGTGTGAAAAACAAACGTACATCTGCTGCGCGGAGGTCACATCCAACGGAGCATTGTACGCGAACACAAGCATTTGCACACGCCACAGCTCGCACTCAAAACTCACATGGCGGCGTGGTTATGTCCGCGCATCGATGCGAGTCGCAATATAGGTGTTAACCGAAGAATCGCCGCAGGTCCCTCCGATTCGCTAGCCTTGTGACTGTTGTGTGCCCTTGTGCCGTTGCTGGCAGGTCCATGGTGACCGTTTGCCGATCCATAAGTTTCACACCTCCACCAGATTGCAAGGGCCTTAATGAGCAGCACGGTGCAGTGGACGTATATATACCTGCGGTTTTCATCCTTGTTTGATCGGAAAACATCAACTTGGATCCAGCAACAGGCCAAAACTCACAATGTCGAGTACAGATGCGCTCTTCGAAGGATGGGTAGGACACGACAAGTCGTGTATCGGCAACATGAAGTGGGAAACCTACACTCCCAAGCAATGGCGCGAAACGGacatcgagatcaagatTGAGTGTTGCGGCGTGTGCGCTTCGGACCTGCACACTGCGCGGTCAGGATGGGGACCGACGCGCTATCCTTGCGTTGTCGGCCATGAGATTGTCGGCACTGTCGCACGCGTGGGAAAGCAGGTTTCCGGCTTTAACATCGGCGACCGTGTCGGTGTGGGTGCTCAGTCGGACTCGTGCAAGAGTTGCGAGGCCTGCAAGAACGGCGACGAGCCTTGGTGCGAAAAGGGCATCGTAGGCACGTACAACGGCGATTACTCGAGCACCGACGGTTCAGGCTTCTCGATGGGTGGGTACGCAAAATACTCGCGTGTGCCGGCTCACTTTGCGGTCCACATCCCGGACTCCTTACCTTCCACAGTGGCTGCCCCACTCATGTGCGGCGGCGTCACGGTCTACAACCCACTCAAGACCAACGGATGCGGGAATGAAGGCGTCAAACGAGTCGGTGTCGTAGGTATCGGCGGTCTCGGCCACTTTGCCCTCATCTTCGCTAAAGCTCTCGGAGCCGAAAAGAtcgtcgccatctcgcacaCGCATTCCAAAGAAGATCTCGCGCGCAAGCTCGGCGCTACTAATTTCATCGCTTCAGGCGACGAGGACCCCTGGTCTGCCCATAAGCGCTCGTTGGACCTGCTCATCTTGACTAACAACAACGCTGATATGCCCATCACCGACTACCTCACCCTGGTCCGGCCTCATGGAAAAGTCGTCGCTGTGGGCGTGCCCGAGGAGCCATGCATGCCCACGCCTCTGCCCGCTTTGGCTTTTAGCGGCGTCTTCTTGGGCGGCTCGCTTATCGGTGGGCCCGCCATCATCAAGGAGATGCTTGAATTGGCCGCCAAGCAAAACTTGAAGCCCATGATTGAGCAACGTGACATGAAGGACGCCAACCAGGTGGTCAAAGATATGGATGCCGGCAAGCCTCGATTCCGATATGTGATGGTGAACAAAGACTACGAGCCTGTCAAAGCTTGAGCACATACTGCCATCGGTCAGTTTTCTAAACTAGCACGGTCTGCTTCAGATAGATCTCACCTTTCATCTTCACAGAAAGTCAGCGTTTGCTAACCGTTCCCACAGCAAAGAGCGGCAGGCAACCGCAAATGATGAGCCAATAACTGCCAAAAGTTTGTTGTCGAGTGGAGAGCATAGTCCGTGATAAAAGAAAATCGATGGTAGCAATTCGTGACAAGCCGTCTATTTAATGTTGCCCAATCGCTGTGTGCCGGCAAAGATCTTGGTATCCAGAGTGGTAGCTTTATCGCCGATCCTCTGCAATCTCGCATTCTGGCTGTCCACTTCTTGTCCCATAGCCTTTCCGAGCTGATTGAGCCTGGAACTGAGCATACCGATCTCGTCCAGATTCTGGTCGAGTTCATCCTCTAATTCGTCATCGGACTCTGTGGCTTCAAACTGGTACCTTCCACGTTGCGCGACCTTGTTTCGCTGAGCGGCTTCTTCGGCCTTCTTGCCGGAGCCGAAGCGGTCCTGACCGAAACGACCAAAGCTAGCCTTGCCAGTTCCTGGTCCGTTCATGCTGGCGTCGAGTCTCGACTGGGCATCCGTCACGTCACGACGGACGGCTTCGCGCTCTTCCCTCTCGTCAATGTGACGAGCGATGATGCGTGCCTCTTCCGCATCGcgcttggccttcttgttGAACTGCATATTGGGACGGAAGATGGACCGGTTGAGTGCTACGATCTCTTTGGCGTTGTCCTCGGCTCGTGACGCGTGTGCTttggcgagatcgagcgagCGCTCGGTGTTGCCGATCTTTTCCGATTGATCCGACAGCTTGAACATGGTGTTGGTTGCCGtctcttccgcctcgcgCGCGATGCGCAGTGCATTGcgcgtcgacgagatcgactcTTGCTTGGTAAAGCgcatctgctgcttgatcgcctccacctcgtcatcctcttgatctcgctgctcttccCGTTGCTCTACCCCGTCATACCCCGTATTGGCTGTCGATCCAACGCCTACACCAGAGCCTCGACCGTACTCAGCTTCCAAATCTCCCTCAGCTCCAACACCGCCTCTTTGGTTTTGCACGTTCCGCGACAGATTCCCCGACTTACTGCCGCCTCCACCCGCATACTGATCGTAGCCCGAACCGAAACCAGCGCTCGGTGCTCGCGCATTGGCAAAACGCTCTTGGTAGCCAGTGGTTCCACCAGGAGTACCGCCGTAATGCTGCTGCCCGTATCCGCCAGCTCCATAGCCAGCATTACCGCGATCAAAGCcgccacctccaccgccaccagcagcg of Mycosarcoma maydis chromosome 7, whole genome shotgun sequence contains these proteins:
- a CDS encoding uncharacterized protein (related to ADH6 - NADPH-dependent alcohol dehydrogenase), producing the protein MSSTDALFEGWVGHDKSCIGNMKWETYTPKQWRETDIEIKIECCGVCASDLHTARSGWGPTRYPCVVGHEIVGTVARVGKQVSGFNIGDRVGVGAQSDSCKSCEACKNGDEPWCEKGIVGTYNGDYSSTDGSGFSMGGYAKYSRVPAHFAVHIPDSLPSTVAAPLMCGGVTVYNPLKTNGCGNEGVKRVGVVGIGGLGHFALIFAKALGAEKIVAISHTHSKEDLARKLGATNFIASGDEDPWSAHKRSLDLLILTNNNADMPITDYLTLVRPHGKVVAVGVPEEPCMPTPLPALAFSGVFLGGSLIGGPAIIKEMLELAAKQNLKPMIEQRDMKDANQVVKDMDAGKPRFRYVMVNKDYEPVKA
- a CDS encoding uncharacterized protein (related to SEC9 - protein transport protein) codes for the protein MGLFGKKNSSKIPAVDSAPAPQSNVAGRHGAAGGGGGGGFDRGNAGYGAGGYGQQHYGGTPGGTTGYQERFANARAPSAGFGSGYDQYAGGGGSKSGNLSRNVQNQRGGVGAEGDLEAEYGRGSGVGVGSTANTGYDGVEQREEQRDQEDDEVEAIKQQMRFTKQESISSTRNALRIAREAEETATNTMFKLSDQSEKIGNTERSLDLAKAHASRAEDNAKEIVALNRSIFRPNMQFNKKAKRDAEEARIIARHIDEREEREAVRRDVTDAQSRLDASMNGPGTGKASFGRFGQDRFGSGKKAEEAAQRNKVAQRGRYQFEATESDDELEDELDQNLDEIGMLSSRLNQLGKAMGQEVDSQNARLQRIGDKATTLDTKIFAGTQRLGNIK